A genomic window from Isachenkonia alkalipeptolytica includes:
- a CDS encoding sigma-54 interaction domain-containing protein, producing MEKAMEVILNSTNDAIIAVDREEKITLFNPAAEKITGYKASEVRNKKVENFIKETRLPHVLKSGEAEMNRRQALGNTIIITSRMPVKDDLGKIIGAVAIFRDVTEMADLNYEIYQLKEMQSMLEAIFNATQDAISVCDEKGIVVMVNPAYTDLTGLKEEEIIGRHTLNDIVEGKSVHLEVLNTKQAAERTRLRVGKYNREVISSAAPIMVEGVLKGSVGVLHDVTDIKSLTKELTEAKKIIRKLEAKYTFDDIIANDEKMIQVLDKAKKAGITPVTVLLRGESGTGKELFAHSIHNLSERKYNQFVRVNCAAISESLLESELFGYEEGAFTGARKGGKTGLFEEAHGGTIFLDEIGEIPVSTQVKLLRVLQEKEIMRVGGTKPVPVDVRVIAATNAHLEDLMREGKFREDLYYRLNVFPIEIPPLRERKADLYPLVMYLVRKFNQEYGRNVDEISDEALSHLKKYDWPGNVRELQNYIGRTLVNIKYQEALIQKKHLPKFFDNDQRTLSKGEKVLPEEGEEKGKTIVPLKDVLAREEKKTIQQALEEMKGNRRATAKALGLSVRNLYYKMEKYGI from the coding sequence TTGGAAAAAGCCATGGAAGTAATCTTAAATAGTACCAATGATGCCATCATTGCTGTAGACCGGGAGGAAAAGATCACCCTGTTTAATCCCGCGGCGGAGAAAATCACCGGTTATAAGGCGTCGGAGGTACGTAATAAAAAAGTAGAAAATTTCATTAAAGAAACCCGGCTGCCCCATGTGTTGAAAAGCGGGGAGGCGGAGATGAACCGAAGACAGGCCCTGGGCAACACTATTATCATCACCAGTCGTATGCCGGTGAAGGATGACTTAGGAAAAATCATTGGAGCCGTGGCCATCTTTCGGGACGTTACCGAGATGGCGGACTTGAATTATGAAATATACCAATTAAAGGAAATGCAAAGTATGTTGGAGGCCATCTTTAACGCGACCCAGGATGCCATATCCGTCTGCGATGAGAAGGGGATCGTGGTCATGGTGAATCCTGCATACACGGATTTAACCGGCCTGAAGGAAGAGGAGATCATCGGCAGACACACCCTGAATGACATTGTGGAAGGGAAAAGCGTCCATCTGGAGGTTTTAAATACCAAACAGGCGGCGGAAAGAACCCGGCTCCGGGTGGGAAAATACAACAGAGAAGTGATCTCCAGCGCAGCGCCGATTATGGTAGAGGGCGTGTTAAAAGGAAGCGTGGGGGTACTCCATGATGTTACGGATATTAAAAGCCTGACTAAGGAATTGACCGAGGCGAAAAAGATTATTCGCAAGCTGGAAGCGAAGTACACCTTCGATGATATTATCGCTAACGATGAAAAAATGATCCAGGTGCTGGATAAAGCCAAGAAGGCGGGGATTACTCCGGTAACCGTGCTTCTGAGAGGGGAGAGCGGAACGGGGAAGGAACTTTTTGCTCATTCCATTCACAACCTCTCGGAGCGAAAATACAATCAATTCGTCCGGGTAAACTGCGCCGCCATCAGTGAGAGCCTGCTGGAAAGTGAGCTTTTCGGTTATGAAGAGGGGGCCTTTACCGGAGCCAGAAAAGGGGGGAAAACCGGTCTCTTTGAAGAGGCCCACGGAGGCACCATCTTTCTGGATGAGATCGGAGAGATCCCGGTAAGCACCCAGGTAAAGCTCCTACGAGTCCTCCAGGAAAAGGAGATTATGCGGGTGGGAGGCACCAAACCGGTTCCTGTGGATGTTCGGGTAATTGCAGCGACCAATGCCCATTTGGAAGACTTGATGCGGGAGGGGAAATTCCGGGAGGACCTCTATTACCGGTTAAATGTTTTCCCCATTGAAATCCCTCCCCTGCGAGAACGAAAAGCGGACTTATATCCCTTGGTCATGTATTTGGTACGAAAGTTCAATCAAGAGTATGGAAGAAATGTGGATGAAATATCCGATGAAGCCCTCAGTCACTTGAAAAAATACGATTGGCCCGGGAATGTAAGGGAGTTGCAAAATTATATCGGACGCACCCTGGTTAATATAAAATACCAGGAAGCACTGATACAAAAAAAGCATCTGCCGAAGTTTTTTGATAATGACCAACGAACCCTTTCCAAGGGGGAAAAAGTCCTGCCGGAGGAGGGGGAAGAGAAGGGAAAAACCATTGTCCCCTTAAAGGATGTCCTGGCAAGGGAAGAGAAAAAAACCATTCAGCAGGCCCTTGAAGAAATGAAGGGAAATCGCAGAGCCACGGCAAAAGCCCTGGGACTGTCGGTTCGAAACCTGTATTATAAAATGGAAAAATACGGAATCTAA
- a CDS encoding phosphate butyryltransferase: MIRNFDEVLEIARKRGPKKVALACAEDVDALKAINEAKKTGIVEAILVGDEEKIKANAKAENIDITQYEIVHEGDMVEASRKAVELVSTGKAHMVMKGLVDTSIILKAVLDKEIGLRTGNPLSHVALFQVPGFDKMHLVTDAAMTIAPDLEGKKALINNVVPVANALDIQMPKVAVICAKEKANPKMPDTMDAQALQEMNEKGEIKDCIVGGPLALDNAVSKKAAEIKGIDHPVAGDADILLTGDIEAGNVLYKSMIYFGQAKNAGVIVGAKAPIVLTSRADSDEAKLYSIALGVLCAAEFFDK, encoded by the coding sequence ATGATTAGAAACTTTGATGAAGTATTGGAGATTGCGAGAAAAAGAGGTCCGAAAAAAGTAGCCCTTGCCTGTGCCGAGGATGTGGATGCCCTTAAAGCCATCAACGAAGCGAAAAAAACCGGAATCGTGGAAGCGATTTTAGTGGGGGACGAAGAAAAAATCAAAGCCAATGCAAAAGCGGAAAACATTGATATTACCCAGTATGAAATTGTCCACGAAGGGGACATGGTGGAAGCTTCCAGAAAAGCGGTGGAATTAGTATCCACAGGAAAAGCCCATATGGTAATGAAGGGCTTAGTGGATACCTCGATTATTTTAAAAGCGGTACTGGATAAGGAAATCGGACTACGAACGGGAAACCCCCTTTCTCATGTGGCCCTGTTCCAGGTTCCCGGTTTTGATAAAATGCATTTGGTAACCGATGCGGCCATGACCATTGCGCCGGATTTGGAAGGGAAAAAAGCTTTAATCAACAATGTGGTACCCGTGGCCAATGCCCTGGATATTCAAATGCCCAAGGTGGCAGTGATCTGTGCTAAGGAAAAGGCGAACCCGAAAATGCCGGATACCATGGATGCCCAGGCCCTGCAGGAAATGAATGAAAAGGGAGAAATTAAAGACTGTATCGTGGGTGGTCCCTTGGCCCTGGATAACGCAGTATCGAAAAAAGCCGCCGAGATCAAAGGAATTGACCATCCCGTTGCGGGGGATGCGGATATTCTTCTGACGGGAGATATTGAAGCGGGTAATGTTTTATATAAGTCCATGATCTATTTTGGACAGGCCAAAAATGCGGGAGTCATCGTAGGAGCCAAAGCTCCCATCGTCTTAACTTCCCGAGCGGACAGTGATGAAGCCAAGCTTTATTCCATTGCCCTGGGCGTACTATGTGCAGCGGAATTCTTTGATAAATAA
- a CDS encoding CdaR family protein — protein sequence MKMMNRMQNNIKDWFGRNLGAKIMAILFALFMWIYVMSVINPTISDNINNVPVELLNMEELESAGIVIKGEEEHTVNVRVTGRSDQVYRISREDIVATADLSGHQNIGANNLQVMVEVDADVEVEHNPRFIRVELEEVVRKQKNVDINILGEPAEGYVLGETRMTPSVIWIEGPESSVNSVEAIIAELQLEEESTDVVANLTLKPVDSRGNEVSGVQLESDVVEVVLPVERTKTVIIEPDLDIEAAEGYTIRNTRVTPRSIMVQGPEDQLEDLTRVDTELIERRDLTENESVEVDLILPDGINLYNERSVTVEIEVSEIVEEAYEIRGDELEIENLGQGLEIEEETLPDSYTVTVTGPEDILENLSREDFRITLDLEGLEGGTHNVEPAIEEINGLEDPLVEVSLDPDEFSLELVGETPDDEENEEDEEDEEEEDEEEEDNG from the coding sequence ATGAAAATGATGAATCGGATGCAAAATAATATTAAAGACTGGTTTGGTCGGAACCTGGGTGCGAAAATCATGGCGATTCTTTTTGCTCTTTTCATGTGGATCTATGTGATGAGTGTGATTAATCCCACAATCAGCGATAATATTAACAATGTACCCGTGGAACTTTTAAATATGGAAGAACTGGAAAGTGCAGGGATCGTAATTAAGGGGGAAGAAGAACATACGGTGAATGTACGGGTCACAGGAAGAAGTGACCAGGTGTATCGAATTTCCCGGGAGGATATTGTAGCTACCGCTGATCTTTCCGGTCACCAAAACATCGGTGCAAATAATCTTCAGGTCATGGTGGAGGTAGACGCCGATGTGGAAGTGGAGCATAACCCTCGATTCATTCGGGTGGAGTTGGAAGAAGTGGTTAGAAAACAGAAAAACGTGGACATCAATATCCTGGGAGAGCCGGCGGAGGGCTATGTCCTGGGAGAGACGAGAATGACCCCCTCAGTGATCTGGATTGAAGGACCGGAGAGCAGCGTAAACTCCGTGGAAGCCATTATAGCAGAGCTGCAATTGGAAGAGGAGAGCACCGATGTTGTGGCCAATCTTACATTAAAGCCTGTGGACTCCCGAGGAAATGAGGTTTCCGGTGTGCAGCTTGAATCCGATGTTGTGGAAGTGGTTCTGCCGGTGGAACGTACCAAAACCGTGATTATCGAACCGGACTTGGATATTGAAGCCGCCGAGGGGTATACCATAAGAAATACCCGGGTCACCCCGAGAAGTATAATGGTTCAAGGGCCCGAGGATCAACTGGAGGATTTAACCAGGGTGGACACGGAACTCATTGAGCGTAGGGATTTAACGGAAAATGAAAGTGTGGAGGTGGATTTAATCCTCCCCGATGGAATCAACCTCTACAATGAACGAAGCGTCACCGTGGAAATTGAAGTATCGGAAATTGTGGAAGAGGCCTACGAAATAAGAGGGGATGAGTTGGAAATTGAAAATCTGGGGCAAGGACTGGAAATCGAAGAGGAAACCCTGCCGGATTCTTATACCGTCACGGTAACAGGTCCGGAAGATATTCTTGAAAATCTAAGCCGGGAAGATTTTCGGATCACCTTGGACCTGGAAGGGCTGGAAGGGGGGACCCATAACGTTGAACCCGCCATTGAAGAAATCAACGGATTGGAAGACCCCTTGGTGGAAGTCAGCCTGGATCCCGATGAGTTTTCCCTGGAGTTAGTGGGAGAGACACCGGATGATGAGGAAAATGAAGAAGACGAAGAAGATGAGGAAGAAGAGGATGAAGAGGAAGAAGACAACGGTTAA
- the buk gene encoding butyrate kinase, with protein MKKYVLAINPGSTSTKVALFKEEEAVMKNTIDHSTKELEKYNNIAEQYELRKNNILQWMTANGVKKEELKAVVGRGGLLRPMPGGTYKVTPPMEKDLKIGYQGEHASNLGGLIAKAIGEEEGVPSFIVDPVAVDEFTEEARISGIPQIQRRSLGHALNIKAVGHRVANELGKTFQEVNLVVAHLGGGISVAPVKKGRILDYNNANEMGPFSPERTGGLPVGDLAKLCFSGEYDLKTLKTKLRGKGGISAYLGTNDAREVEAKIKEGDQKAKLIYDAMGYQIAKEIAAMATVLEGKIDAVVVTGGIAHSDYLMNLIKEHVAFLGEFFVHPGEDEMQALNEGALRVLMEEEEAKIYEEEVNVND; from the coding sequence GTGAAAAAATATGTATTAGCGATTAATCCCGGTTCGACTTCAACAAAGGTAGCACTTTTCAAGGAAGAAGAAGCGGTGATGAAAAACACGATTGATCACTCTACCAAGGAACTGGAAAAATACAACAACATAGCGGAGCAATATGAGCTTCGTAAAAACAACATTCTTCAGTGGATGACGGCAAATGGTGTAAAAAAAGAGGAACTGAAAGCGGTGGTAGGTCGAGGGGGTCTTCTACGCCCTATGCCCGGAGGAACCTACAAAGTGACCCCGCCCATGGAAAAAGATTTAAAAATCGGCTATCAGGGAGAGCACGCTTCAAATCTTGGAGGCCTTATCGCGAAAGCCATCGGTGAGGAAGAGGGAGTTCCCTCCTTTATCGTAGATCCGGTTGCCGTGGATGAGTTCACCGAGGAGGCAAGAATTTCCGGAATCCCTCAGATCCAGAGAAGATCCCTGGGTCACGCCCTGAATATTAAGGCGGTGGGTCACCGGGTGGCCAATGAACTGGGAAAAACCTTTCAGGAGGTAAACCTGGTGGTCGCCCATTTAGGCGGAGGCATCTCCGTTGCTCCTGTGAAAAAGGGAAGAATTTTAGATTACAATAACGCCAATGAAATGGGTCCCTTCTCTCCGGAACGTACCGGGGGATTACCGGTGGGCGATCTGGCAAAACTCTGCTTTTCCGGGGAATACGATCTAAAAACCCTAAAAACCAAACTTCGGGGCAAGGGTGGCATCAGTGCCTATCTGGGAACCAACGATGCCCGGGAAGTGGAAGCAAAAATCAAGGAGGGCGATCAAAAGGCGAAGCTGATTTACGATGCCATGGGTTATCAGATTGCTAAAGAAATCGCCGCCATGGCCACGGTACTGGAAGGAAAAATTGACGCCGTGGTGGTTACCGGCGGGATTGCTCATTCCGACTATTTAATGAATTTGATTAAGGAACATGTGGCCTTCCTAGGGGAATTTTTTGTCCATCCCGGGGAAGATGAAATGCAGGCCTTAAACGAAGGAGCCCTACGGGTGTTAATGGAAGAAGAGGAAGCGAAAATCTACGAAGAAGAGGTGAATGTAAATGATTAG